A genomic segment from Gemmatimonadota bacterium encodes:
- a CDS encoding clan AA aspartic protease translates to MGATYVTVRITNPGDPERHWEGLFLVDTGATDTLVPRPHLEAIGLRPKGQRTYQLADGSDLVMDVTTADIGFMGEHVGGTVLFGEPGAEPLLGVTALESVGIEVDPLNQQLKRLPAVRLKTVA, encoded by the coding sequence ATGGGCGCAACCTATGTTACGGTAAGAATCACCAATCCCGGAGATCCGGAACGGCACTGGGAGGGGCTTTTTCTGGTCGACACCGGGGCGACCGATACACTCGTCCCAAGACCACATCTGGAAGCCATAGGTCTCCGGCCCAAAGGCCAACGGACGTACCAGTTGGCCGATGGCAGCGATCTGGTCATGGACGTCACCACGGCGGACATAGGATTCATGGGTGAACACGTAGGCGGGACCGTGCTATTCGGTGAGCCTGGTGCGGAGCCGCTTCTGGGCGTTACCGCGCTGGAATCCGTCGGTATCGAGGTAGACCCGCTGAACCAGCAGTTGAAACGGCTTCCCGCCGTACGACTGAAGACCGTAGCGTAA
- a CDS encoding TIM barrel protein yields the protein MSTIRQSICFGCFNRGGLTPESLIRAAARMGYASVEMLPEEHWDQVRDAGMDIAIVVGHASLPDGLNKRENHDRIEDELLANMDQAVAYDIPSLICFSGNREGKSDDEGRDNCIEGLLRVSKAAEEKGVTLCMELLNSKVNHPDYQCDYTDWGVSVCEGVGSPRVKLLYDIYHMQIMEGDLIRTIRDNIAHIGHFHTAGNPGRNDLDETQEIYYPPVMRAIAESGYTGFVGHEFVPLGDPLAAMQAAYDTCNV from the coding sequence ATGAGCACCATCAGGCAGTCCATCTGTTTCGGCTGTTTCAACCGGGGCGGCCTAACCCCGGAATCGCTTATCCGGGCAGCGGCGCGTATGGGCTACGCGTCCGTCGAGATGCTGCCGGAGGAGCACTGGGACCAGGTGCGCGACGCGGGCATGGACATCGCCATCGTCGTGGGCCATGCTTCCCTGCCCGACGGGTTGAACAAACGGGAGAACCACGACCGTATCGAGGACGAACTGCTGGCCAACATGGACCAGGCCGTAGCGTACGACATTCCGAGCCTGATCTGCTTCTCGGGCAACCGGGAGGGCAAGTCGGACGACGAAGGACGCGACAACTGCATCGAGGGCCTGCTACGGGTGTCGAAGGCCGCCGAGGAGAAAGGCGTTACCCTGTGCATGGAACTGCTCAACAGCAAGGTGAACCACCCGGACTACCAGTGTGATTACACGGACTGGGGCGTATCGGTCTGCGAGGGCGTCGGCTCGCCGCGGGTCAAGCTGCTCTATGACATCTACCACATGCAGATCATGGAAGGCGACCTGATCCGGACCATCCGGGACAACATCGCGCACATCGGCCACTTCCACACGGCGGGCAACCCCGGCCGGAACGATCTCGACGAGACCCAGGAGATCTACTACCCGCCCGTCATGCGCGCCATCGCCGAGTCCGGGTACACGGGCTTCGTGGGCCACGAGTTCGTGCCCCTGGGCGACCCGCTGGCGGCGATGCAGGCGGCCTATGACACGTGCAATGTGTGA
- a CDS encoding MFS transporter: MSVKSEYRWSHLPVNRIFHRASMFARLGSRWKAARLLSIPDFRNLWISSSIWWQTRWMDELIVGWVVLELTDSAGMVALVSFCRMGPFMLFGPFFSTVVRYVSYRWLIVNAQFIYCIVNGLFWALAFLGDLAFWHVVLGSILIGLGSAYDWSCRRALIPDLVGKDRTTDAMVLETVPQNISRLIGPLMSGVLLEFAGTKGGFLALFLLQIVQIIVIVRLSAATDRKDRKKGRLGPRKDLLLAYRYARRNPRISGVLIITFLMNAFAFSYQVLLPVFVRDVLFLGPLELGILGAGAGIGSILGIALIDRLGQYYREGIVFTVSSLLNAVATMIFALSVSFPLSLAMLILVGIGQTGFSIMQSSIILRSSSDAMRARVMGLLVLAIGGGPPGRLMVGALAGIAGAPLALASCAGIASLGVVGVLWRLGGMRRN, from the coding sequence TTGTCAGTTAAATCGGAATATAGATGGTCCCACCTGCCCGTCAACAGGATTTTCCACAGGGCGTCCATGTTCGCGCGGCTTGGCTCACGCTGGAAAGCGGCCCGCCTGCTTTCCATTCCCGACTTCCGTAACCTCTGGATATCCAGCAGCATCTGGTGGCAGACGCGCTGGATGGACGAACTGATCGTCGGCTGGGTCGTGCTGGAGTTGACCGACTCGGCCGGCATGGTGGCCCTGGTCAGCTTCTGCCGCATGGGGCCGTTCATGCTCTTCGGCCCCTTCTTCAGCACGGTGGTCCGGTACGTGAGCTACCGGTGGCTGATCGTCAATGCGCAGTTCATCTACTGCATCGTCAACGGCCTTTTCTGGGCCCTCGCCTTCCTCGGCGATCTCGCCTTCTGGCACGTCGTCCTCGGATCCATCCTCATCGGCCTGGGCAGCGCCTACGACTGGTCCTGCCGCCGGGCGCTGATCCCGGACCTGGTGGGCAAGGACCGGACGACGGACGCCATGGTCCTGGAGACAGTGCCCCAGAACATCTCCCGGCTGATCGGCCCGCTCATGAGCGGCGTCCTGCTCGAGTTCGCCGGGACGAAGGGCGGCTTCCTGGCTCTCTTCCTCCTGCAGATCGTCCAGATCATCGTCATCGTCCGGCTCTCCGCCGCCACGGACCGGAAGGACCGCAAGAAAGGCCGGCTCGGCCCCCGGAAGGATCTGCTTCTCGCATACCGGTATGCCCGCCGGAATCCCCGGATCTCGGGCGTGCTGATCATCACCTTCCTCATGAACGCCTTCGCCTTTTCCTACCAGGTCCTGCTGCCCGTTTTCGTTCGGGACGTCCTCTTCCTCGGCCCCCTGGAACTGGGCATCCTGGGCGCAGGGGCCGGCATCGGGTCGATCCTGGGCATCGCTCTGATAGACCGGCTGGGACAGTACTACCGGGAAGGCATCGTCTTCACCGTCAGCTCCCTGCTCAACGCCGTGGCCACGATGATCTTCGCCCTCTCGGTCTCCTTCCCGCTATCCCTGGCCATGCTGATCCTGGTGGGCATCGGCCAGACCGGGTTCAGCATCATGCAGTCCTCGATCATCCTGCGCTCGTCCAGCGACGCCATGCGGGCCCGGGTCATGGGCCTGCTGGTACTCGCCATCGGCGGCGGTCCGCCGGGCCGGTTGATGGTCGGCGCGCTCGCCGGTATAGCCGGCGCGCCCCTGGCCCTTGCCTCGTGCGCCGGGATCGCGAGCCTGGGGGTCGTGGGCGTGTTGTGGCGGTTGGGCGGGATGAGACGGAACTGA
- a CDS encoding type II toxin-antitoxin system Phd/YefM family antitoxin, which translates to MDREWQVQEAKAKFSELLETSRSAGPQVVTKRGVKTAVLVSIEEWERMKHSARSGLKDLLLSPEARTDALTPLREKRRTSGAAGVE; encoded by the coding sequence ATGGACAGGGAATGGCAGGTCCAGGAAGCGAAGGCGAAGTTCAGCGAACTGCTCGAAACCAGCCGGTCCGCGGGCCCGCAGGTCGTGACCAAGCGGGGCGTGAAAACGGCCGTCCTGGTTTCCATCGAAGAGTGGGAAAGGATGAAGCATTCGGCCAGGTCCGGCCTGAAAGATCTGCTGCTGTCGCCGGAAGCGCGCACCGACGCCCTGACGCCACTGCGTGAAAAGCGCCGAACGAGCGGTGCGGCGGGCGTGGAATAA
- a CDS encoding nitrite/sulfite reductase produces the protein MAKAVRRPRREQPEPTWDLVRKRNYVERLKHEKAPMEVINDLPELIDRGYEEISEEDVVRLQWYGLYHDKPKVGHFMMRVKLPGGRLTPHKLRTIGRVSQDFGGDYGELTTRQNIQLHGMKLNDLPRIFETLNDAGLSTSGGCGDTVRNITGCPVAGLAADELFNARPVIEAVADFFYGNPDYCDLPRKHKITISCCPLQCNAPEINCISLIGIKQADNPGFAVRIGGGLSTWPRLSSDLGVFVPVDDVIPVLRAIIDVWKEDLKYRMSRVKARLKFMVADLGVEAYRERVETRLGYRLDDGEAPAPPEVEHDHTGIHEQVQKGLYYAGFPVFLGLCTGTQMIQLADLAEGYGGEFRLTRRQNVILTDIPEDKLESVTTAVADISFPMEVNDLRGTSIACTGEPFCNYSVGETKTKMAEIVEHMERVFGDQARGLRLNLDGCPHACAHHWIGDIGFQATTLRERGEGGERLRGYDLFLRGGLSGQAGIGQPVLRRVPAESVHLYTERLFGAYLDQKTDDETIQRFFHRHSDDELTAIATGNEVVALATGEE, from the coding sequence ATGGCAAAAGCGGTCCGTAGACCCCGGCGCGAACAACCGGAACCCACCTGGGACCTGGTCCGGAAGCGCAACTACGTGGAACGGCTCAAGCACGAGAAGGCGCCCATGGAGGTCATTAACGACCTGCCGGAGCTGATCGACCGGGGCTACGAGGAGATATCGGAGGAGGACGTGGTACGCCTGCAGTGGTACGGGCTGTATCATGACAAGCCCAAGGTGGGCCATTTCATGATGCGGGTCAAGCTGCCGGGCGGACGGCTCACGCCCCACAAACTGCGCACCATCGGCCGGGTCTCCCAGGACTTCGGCGGCGACTACGGCGAGCTGACCACGCGCCAGAACATCCAGCTTCACGGCATGAAACTGAACGACCTGCCCCGGATCTTCGAAACGCTGAACGACGCGGGGCTGTCCACGAGCGGGGGATGCGGCGACACCGTGCGGAACATCACGGGCTGCCCCGTGGCTGGTCTGGCCGCCGACGAACTCTTCAACGCCCGACCGGTCATCGAGGCAGTCGCCGATTTCTTCTACGGGAACCCCGATTACTGCGACCTGCCGCGCAAGCACAAGATCACCATCTCCTGCTGCCCCCTCCAGTGCAACGCGCCCGAGATCAACTGCATCAGCCTGATAGGGATCAAGCAAGCAGACAACCCCGGATTCGCCGTACGCATCGGCGGCGGACTGTCCACCTGGCCGCGGCTTTCGAGCGACCTGGGCGTCTTCGTGCCCGTGGACGACGTGATCCCGGTACTGCGCGCCATCATCGACGTGTGGAAGGAAGACCTCAAGTACCGCATGTCCCGCGTGAAGGCCCGGCTGAAGTTCATGGTCGCCGACCTGGGCGTCGAAGCCTACCGCGAGCGCGTGGAAACCCGCCTGGGATACCGGCTGGACGATGGCGAGGCACCCGCGCCGCCCGAGGTGGAGCACGACCACACGGGCATACACGAACAGGTGCAGAAAGGATTGTACTACGCCGGCTTTCCGGTGTTCCTGGGACTGTGCACCGGCACGCAGATGATCCAGCTGGCCGACCTGGCCGAGGGCTACGGGGGCGAATTCCGCTTGACCCGCCGCCAGAACGTCATTCTCACGGACATCCCCGAAGACAAGCTCGAATCGGTCACCACTGCGGTGGCCGACATCAGTTTTCCCATGGAGGTCAACGATCTGCGCGGCACCAGCATCGCCTGCACCGGCGAGCCTTTCTGCAACTATTCGGTCGGGGAGACCAAGACCAAGATGGCGGAGATCGTGGAACACATGGAGCGGGTCTTCGGCGACCAGGCGAGGGGGCTGCGGCTGAACCTCGACGGTTGTCCCCACGCCTGCGCCCACCATTGGATCGGCGATATAGGGTTCCAGGCCACGACGCTCCGCGAACGGGGCGAGGGCGGCGAGCGGCTGCGGGGATACGACCTGTTCCTCCGCGGCGGCCTGAGCGGACAGGCCGGCATCGGCCAGCCCGTGCTCCGGCGCGTGCCAGCGGAGTCCGTCCATCTCTATACCGAACGGCTGTTCGGCGCTTACCTTGATCAGAAAACGGACGACGAGACCATACAGCGATTCTTTCACCGCCACAGCGATGACGAGTTGACCGCGATTGCCACGGGAAACGAAGTCGTTGCATTAGCAACAGGAGAGGAATGA
- a CDS encoding type II toxin-antitoxin system VapC family toxin: protein MYLLDTDVVSELRRNQPPRGALAWFADVAPDQVYLSAVTVGEIQTGIEFTRAKDATGAAELESWLGKLVDTHRILPMDPAVFRVWGRLLYRRWDIRMTDAMIAATAVVHRLTVVTRHTGDFGRLGVQTLNPFEKGPVS from the coding sequence ATGTATCTCCTGGATACCGACGTCGTATCGGAACTTCGCAGAAATCAGCCCCCCCGCGGTGCGCTGGCGTGGTTTGCAGACGTGGCCCCGGACCAGGTGTACCTTTCCGCCGTGACCGTCGGCGAAATCCAGACGGGTATCGAGTTCACCCGCGCAAAGGATGCCACCGGGGCGGCGGAGCTGGAATCCTGGCTGGGCAAGTTGGTGGATACCCACCGTATCCTCCCCATGGACCCGGCCGTCTTCCGCGTGTGGGGAAGGCTCCTTTACCGCCGATGGGACATCCGCATGACAGACGCCATGATCGCGGCTACGGCCGTGGTTCACCGGTTGACCGTGGTGACCCGGCATACCGGCGATTTCGGCCGGCTCGGCGTGCAAACGCTCAATCCATTCGAGAAGGGACCGGTCTCGTGA
- a CDS encoding radical SAM protein, whose product MDAYDFTLNPYSGCSFGCTYCYAAFFSRKADERDSWGKWVKIKSNAVELLSDKLKNKPGFIDDKVIYMSSVTDPYQPIERKIELTRGLLKIMAGLSSHEADGQLFLIQDGPQHKTDPKPKLVVQTRSPDVVRDCDLFQKIEDNGGRVRVNMTVTTDDEDVRRTFEPFCPSNTVRLRAISEVQSSGVDTCITMTPLLLVKEADNFAEQLLDTGVKRFIIQPFHFQKGKFVAATRDQAFDLMAEKLDTDRAQFGKAYLEHYRTVKDVLQDRLPNLGEGKGGFAPPF is encoded by the coding sequence ATGGATGCCTACGACTTTACACTGAATCCATACAGCGGGTGCTCATTCGGTTGTACATACTGCTACGCTGCTTTTTTTAGTAGGAAAGCAGACGAGCGGGATAGCTGGGGTAAATGGGTTAAAATCAAATCCAACGCTGTCGAATTACTATCGGATAAACTTAAGAATAAACCTGGATTTATTGATGATAAAGTGATCTACATGAGCAGCGTGACCGATCCATATCAACCAATCGAGCGAAAAATCGAACTAACTCGTGGTTTACTTAAGATTATGGCTGGTCTTTCATCCCATGAGGCTGACGGTCAGTTGTTTCTGATACAGGATGGACCACAGCATAAAACAGACCCCAAACCCAAATTGGTTGTACAAACCCGAAGCCCCGACGTAGTTCGAGACTGCGACCTGTTCCAGAAAATCGAAGACAACGGAGGTCGCGTCCGGGTGAACATGACGGTTACGACAGATGACGAGGATGTTCGGCGTACGTTCGAGCCGTTCTGTCCGTCAAACACGGTTCGACTACGAGCGATCTCTGAAGTTCAGAGTTCGGGTGTTGATACATGCATAACAATGACACCGCTCTTGCTTGTGAAAGAGGCGGATAACTTCGCGGAACAGCTTCTAGATACAGGTGTCAAAAGGTTCATCATACAACCTTTTCACTTTCAAAAAGGGAAGTTCGTTGCTGCTACGAGAGATCAAGCGTTCGACCTCATGGCGGAAAAACTCGATACAGATAGAGCACAGTTCGGTAAGGCATATCTCGAACATTACCGAACGGTAAAGGATGTCCTTCAGGATCGACTTCCCAATCTCGGCGAGGGCAAGGGTGGTTTCGCGCCGCCATTCTGA
- a CDS encoding amidohydrolase family protein — protein MIVDTHVHVWEIDPPRYPVGPTAPTWTAEPDEPGTADELIEDMDANGVDASVLVQTSWSTWDNGYMSDSVARFPDRFVGHGLIDPQDTEGNAEQVRHWMEDRGLVGFRFHPFYYPDEQILVAEGNRAMWEELAVRDAVVQFHMKPWNSPQIDEIARRHPAMTLIIDHMGYPDPETGMEVFQPILDLARHERMFVKISDVKGRSREPFPFLDMHPFVRALLNAFGVKRAMWGTGYPGHHRVKHNWLSLADELRLVREGYDFLTDDQKDRLLGGTAEEVWGLG, from the coding sequence ATGATTGTCGATACCCACGTACACGTCTGGGAGATCGACCCGCCCCGGTACCCGGTGGGGCCCACCGCGCCGACATGGACGGCGGAGCCGGACGAGCCCGGTACGGCCGACGAGTTGATCGAGGACATGGACGCCAACGGCGTGGACGCGAGCGTGCTGGTGCAGACGTCGTGGTCGACGTGGGACAACGGGTACATGTCCGATTCCGTGGCCCGGTTTCCGGACCGGTTCGTGGGGCACGGCCTGATCGACCCGCAGGATACCGAAGGGAACGCGGAGCAGGTCCGGCATTGGATGGAGGATCGAGGGCTGGTCGGTTTCCGTTTCCACCCATTCTACTATCCGGACGAGCAAATACTCGTGGCTGAAGGCAACCGGGCCATGTGGGAGGAACTCGCCGTGCGCGACGCGGTGGTCCAGTTCCACATGAAGCCATGGAATTCGCCCCAGATCGACGAGATTGCCCGGCGCCATCCGGCCATGACGCTGATCATCGACCACATGGGATATCCCGATCCGGAAACCGGGATGGAGGTTTTCCAGCCGATTCTCGACCTCGCCCGGCACGAGCGGATGTTCGTGAAGATCTCGGACGTGAAGGGGCGGTCGCGGGAACCCTTCCCCTTCCTTGACATGCACCCTTTTGTCCGCGCACTCCTGAACGCCTTCGGGGTGAAACGGGCCATGTGGGGCACAGGGTACCCGGGTCATCACCGGGTGAAGCACAACTGGCTGTCGCTGGCCGACGAGCTTCGGCTGGTCCGGGAGGGGTACGACTTTCTGACCGACGACCAGAAAGACCGGTTGCTGGGGGGTACGGCGGAGGAGGTGTGGGGGTTGGGGTGA
- a CDS encoding DUF4065 domain-containing protein: MNESYSRKEVIKLTAMPAMLVSEQILFERSAINIPTDPMQVLKLVYLSHGWVLGIHSEPLIGEPVEAWTYGPVVPSVYFTYKRFGRNPITDDTQDVSFGFSDEQLDIIRAVLDIYKDTPGATLSAITHKKGSPWDITYHKYGTGSIIPNDLIKNYYISLIEKANDEH; the protein is encoded by the coding sequence GTGAATGAATCATACAGTCGAAAAGAGGTGATCAAATTGACTGCAATGCCTGCTATGCTCGTATCAGAACAGATTCTTTTCGAAAGGTCTGCGATTAACATACCAACCGATCCTATGCAGGTACTCAAACTCGTGTACCTTTCTCATGGTTGGGTGTTAGGAATTCACAGCGAGCCGTTGATCGGTGAACCGGTGGAAGCATGGACTTACGGGCCGGTTGTGCCAAGTGTGTATTTCACGTATAAGCGCTTCGGCAGAAACCCCATAACAGACGATACACAGGATGTGAGTTTCGGTTTTTCGGATGAACAACTGGATATCATTCGAGCGGTGCTAGACATATACAAGGATACTCCCGGTGCGACCTTGTCGGCCATTACACATAAAAAGGGTAGTCCTTGGGATATTACATATCATAAGTACGGAACCGGCTCGATTATTCCAAATGACCTTATCAAGAACTACTACATATCCCTGATCGAGAAAGCCAACGATGAGCATTAG
- a CDS encoding phytanoyl-CoA dioxygenase family protein: MTTDTIPLGGHAADQAQIQEWVDTFNRQGFLFLENVLPPDWCEALRGDLDYGLRENPNGLNSVSEHMALCHRMFEFSETNRRLFDLEPIVGFAEVLVAENCHVIHNNSFVTRTGGSFRWHQDDAPHFLVTDGETPANIQLPVLFFTCNYYLTDVTEPEHGGTEVIPGSHLFGRPCPDSLEGTEWEDRIHYNLGPAGSVVMFNNQVWHRGGPNRSGRTRYITQITYARRVIGHKYYPFINYTMPEHVYRDADPRQKRLFGFLEHGAYG, translated from the coding sequence ATGACCACCGATACAATCCCCCTGGGCGGCCACGCCGCGGACCAGGCGCAGATCCAGGAATGGGTAGATACATTCAACCGCCAGGGTTTTCTCTTCCTGGAGAACGTGCTGCCGCCCGACTGGTGCGAAGCCCTGCGCGGGGACCTGGACTACGGCCTGCGGGAGAACCCGAACGGGCTGAATTCGGTCAGCGAGCACATGGCGCTGTGCCACCGCATGTTCGAGTTCAGCGAGACGAACCGCCGCCTCTTCGACCTGGAGCCCATCGTCGGTTTCGCCGAGGTGCTGGTGGCCGAGAACTGCCACGTCATCCACAACAACTCCTTCGTCACCCGGACCGGCGGATCCTTCCGGTGGCACCAGGACGACGCGCCCCATTTCCTGGTAACGGACGGCGAGACGCCCGCGAATATCCAGCTCCCGGTCCTCTTCTTCACCTGCAACTACTACCTCACCGACGTCACCGAACCCGAACACGGCGGCACGGAAGTCATCCCGGGTTCCCACCTCTTCGGACGCCCCTGTCCCGATTCGCTCGAGGGCACCGAGTGGGAGGACCGGATCCATTACAATCTCGGTCCGGCGGGTAGCGTGGTCATGTTCAACAACCAGGTCTGGCACCGGGGCGGGCCGAACCGGAGCGGCCGTACGCGGTACATCACCCAGATCACCTACGCCAGGCGCGTAATCGGCCACAAGTACTACCCCTTCATCAACTACACCATGCCCGAGCACGTGTACCGTGACGCCGATCCCCGCCAGAAACGCCTGTTCGGGTTCCTGGAACACGGCGCGTACGGGTGA
- a CDS encoding amino acid permease, whose product MSDAQRDARSDSFGEETELKRDLGPVTATTVIIGGIVGSGIFAGPAIVAGYVGTSGWNLLVWVICAFMAFCGALTFAELGGMMPRSGGLYVFLKEAYGRLWGFLFGWTSLLVIRPCDLAAISIVFSTYLGYFVSQYSPYPDWAMRGVAIIALIILAFINYLGVRFGGLVQNLSSFLKVGGLLLMVALAFGITPDTSNFQPVWPSDSTLTIGFLSMVSLGMMASFGAYDGWDGSTYVAEEIKNPRRWVPLSIILGLAITTVVYLLVNSAYLLVLSNTGVAQSERVASETMQLLVGPIGAAFIAATAMISTFGTVNAGMLTGPRVFFAMAREKMFFSWVARVHPRYRTPANAVVFLAVVGILNIIFLGDWGAIIAARTGSLWLFYITTTFSVFIFRRTRPDVPRPYRTLGYPVTPAIFVLIGVIFFVSIVISDPGNTLIGLTITSLGIPAYWLWMRNKRNEESGEGSDEGSHEESGEDS is encoded by the coding sequence ATGAGCGATGCTCAGAGGGACGCCCGATCCGATTCCTTCGGGGAAGAGACCGAACTCAAGCGGGACCTGGGACCGGTCACGGCGACGACCGTAATTATCGGTGGGATCGTCGGTTCCGGCATCTTCGCGGGTCCCGCCATCGTGGCCGGATACGTGGGTACTTCCGGCTGGAACCTCCTGGTCTGGGTCATCTGCGCCTTCATGGCCTTCTGCGGCGCGTTGACTTTCGCCGAACTGGGCGGCATGATGCCGCGTTCGGGCGGCCTGTACGTATTTCTGAAGGAAGCCTACGGGCGGCTGTGGGGGTTTCTCTTCGGGTGGACCTCGCTCCTGGTCATACGTCCCTGCGACCTGGCGGCCATCTCCATCGTATTTTCCACCTACCTGGGTTATTTCGTCAGCCAGTACAGTCCATACCCGGACTGGGCCATGCGGGGCGTGGCAATTATCGCCCTGATCATCCTGGCCTTCATCAATTACCTGGGCGTGCGGTTCGGGGGACTCGTTCAGAACCTGTCCTCCTTCCTCAAGGTGGGCGGGTTGCTTCTCATGGTCGCCCTTGCCTTCGGGATCACGCCCGACACGAGTAATTTCCAACCGGTCTGGCCTTCCGATTCCACCCTCACGATCGGGTTCCTCAGCATGGTCAGCCTCGGCATGATGGCATCCTTCGGCGCCTACGACGGGTGGGACGGGTCGACCTACGTGGCGGAGGAGATCAAGAATCCGAGACGATGGGTGCCCCTGTCCATCATACTGGGTCTCGCCATCACCACCGTCGTCTACCTGCTCGTGAATAGCGCCTACCTGCTGGTGCTTTCCAACACGGGCGTCGCCCAGAGCGAACGCGTCGCATCCGAGACCATGCAATTGCTCGTCGGACCGATCGGAGCAGCTTTCATCGCCGCAACCGCCATGATCTCCACCTTCGGCACCGTGAACGCCGGCATGCTGACCGGACCGCGCGTCTTCTTCGCCATGGCCCGCGAGAAGATGTTCTTCTCTTGGGTAGCGCGCGTGCACCCGCGCTACCGAACGCCTGCCAACGCCGTCGTGTTCCTGGCCGTCGTGGGCATCCTCAATATCATCTTTCTGGGCGACTGGGGCGCCATCATCGCGGCGCGGACCGGCTCCCTGTGGCTATTCTACATCACGACCACCTTCAGCGTGTTCATCTTCCGGCGCACCCGTCCCGACGTGCCCCGGCCCTACCGCACCCTCGGGTATCCCGTCACGCCCGCGATCTTCGTGCTCATCGGCGTGATCTTCTTCGTGTCCATCGTCATCAGCGATCCCGGAAATACCCTGATCGGGCTGACCATCACCTCGTTGGGCATCCCGGCGTATTGGCTGTGGATGCGGAACAAGCGGAACGAGGAGTCCGGTGAAGGATCGGATGAAGGATCGCATGAGGAATCGGGTGAAGACAGTTGA
- a CDS encoding amidohydrolase family protein has product MVIDIHAHVFRWPVLKKRNNGLPMMSAEEQVRRMDEKGIDKAVILPLTSAEVIGEPQSMGEVFDICRLYPGRFIPFCDFDVRRCDLDSVDAFRDVLDQYVARGVRGVGELTCRVYWDDPRLWNLFAACEDLGLPVTFHTSPPEVITYGLIDELGFPRFEKALQRFPNLRFFGHSASFWSEISGDLTADRKEGYPRTPVAPGGTLHRLFRTYPNLCGDLSAGSGFNALTRDPAFTFEFLDEFQDRLLLGLDHTDAELDFQHIEWLRARRDEGHIAPEVCEKILWRNADRILGLGIANGD; this is encoded by the coding sequence ATGGTCATCGACATTCACGCCCACGTATTCCGCTGGCCGGTGCTGAAGAAACGCAACAACGGCCTGCCCATGATGTCGGCCGAAGAGCAGGTCCGGCGCATGGACGAGAAGGGGATCGACAAGGCGGTGATCCTGCCGCTCACGTCCGCCGAGGTGATCGGGGAACCCCAGAGCATGGGCGAGGTCTTCGACATCTGCCGGCTCTACCCCGGGCGGTTCATCCCTTTCTGCGATTTCGACGTGCGCAGGTGCGACCTGGACAGCGTGGACGCGTTCCGCGATGTGCTGGATCAGTACGTGGCCCGCGGGGTCAGGGGCGTGGGGGAACTGACCTGCCGGGTGTACTGGGACGATCCCCGGCTCTGGAATCTCTTCGCCGCCTGCGAGGACCTGGGTCTGCCCGTGACCTTTCACACTTCTCCTCCTGAAGTGATTACCTACGGACTGATCGACGAACTGGGCTTTCCACGGTTCGAAAAGGCCCTTCAGCGGTTTCCGAACCTGCGCTTCTTCGGCCACAGCGCCTCCTTCTGGAGCGAGATCAGCGGCGACCTGACGGCCGACCGGAAGGAAGGCTATCCCAGGACGCCCGTGGCGCCCGGCGGAACCTTGCACCGGCTGTTCAGGACCTATCCCAACCTGTGCGGCGATCTGTCGGCGGGCTCCGGTTTCAATGCCCTGACCCGCGACCCGGCCTTCACCTTCGAGTTCCTGGACGAGTTCCAGGACCGCCTGTTGCTCGGACTCGATCACACGGACGCCGAGCTCGATTTCCAGCATATCGAATGGCTTCGCGCCCGGCGGGACGAGGGGCACATCGCTCCCGAGGTGTGCGAGAAGATCCTCTGGCGCAACGCCGACCGGATCCTTGGACTAGGCATCGCGAACGGGGACTGA